Proteins encoded within one genomic window of Alteribacter populi:
- the rnc gene encoding ribonuclease III, protein MQQSSRKVRRKGLKRQQKKIQITKAQKTKYKEFLRSLGFDFNNEDLFIQAFTHSSYVNEHRIRPYDDNERLEFLGDAVLELAISQFLYKTFDAMSEGEMTKLRAAIVCEPSLAKFAGELSFGEYVLLGKGEEMTGGRTRSALLADVFESFVGALYLDQGLEAVYQFLEANVYPKVKEGAFSHMMDFKSQLQEYIQREDHGQVQYRIVQERGPAHCREFVSEVWLEEEKLGNGTGRSKKEAEQHAAQKALEKLTKENK, encoded by the coding sequence ATGCAACAGTCGTCACGAAAGGTCCGTAGAAAAGGATTAAAACGACAACAAAAGAAAATACAAATAACAAAAGCACAAAAGACGAAATACAAGGAATTTCTACGCTCGTTAGGCTTTGACTTTAATAACGAGGACTTATTCATCCAAGCATTTACTCATTCATCATATGTAAACGAACATCGTATTCGTCCTTACGATGACAACGAGCGACTTGAATTTCTTGGCGATGCAGTTTTGGAATTGGCCATCTCACAATTCTTATATAAGACCTTTGACGCAATGAGCGAAGGAGAGATGACCAAACTCAGAGCTGCTATCGTTTGTGAGCCTTCTCTAGCAAAGTTCGCAGGAGAGCTTTCGTTTGGGGAGTATGTTCTCCTCGGTAAAGGAGAAGAAATGACGGGAGGCAGAACTCGCTCAGCTCTTTTAGCGGATGTGTTTGAATCCTTTGTAGGCGCACTATATTTAGATCAGGGTTTAGAAGCGGTTTATCAATTTTTAGAAGCGAATGTCTATCCAAAAGTGAAAGAAGGCGCCTTCTCACACATGATGGATTTTAAAAGCCAGCTTCAAGAATACATCCAGAGAGAAGACCATGGACAAGTGCAATATCGGATTGTTCAAGAACGGGGTCCTGCCCATTGTCGTGAATTTGTAAGTGAAGTATGGCTGGAAGAAGAAAAATTAGGTAATGGCACTGGCCGCTCAAAAAAAGAAGCCGAACAGCATGCGGCACAAAAAGCATTAGAGAAACTTACGAAAGAAAATAAGTAG
- the rpsP gene encoding 30S ribosomal protein S16, producing MAVKIRLKRMGAKKSPFYRVVVADSRSPRDGRLIEELGTYNPLENPVKFNVDEEKALKWMKDGAKPSDTVRNLFSNVGLMEKFHNAKNEK from the coding sequence ATGGCAGTTAAAATTCGTCTTAAGCGTATGGGAGCTAAAAAATCTCCATTCTATCGTGTCGTTGTAGCGGACTCTCGTTCTCCGCGTGACGGTCGCTTGATCGAGGAGTTAGGAACATATAATCCTTTAGAAAACCCAGTTAAGTTTAACGTTGATGAAGAAAAAGCGTTGAAATGGATGAAAGATGGCGCGAAGCCTTCGGACACAGTTCGCAACCTTTTCTCTAACGTTGGTTTGATGGAAAAGTTTCATAATGCGAAGAACGAAAAATAA
- a CDS encoding KH domain-containing protein, with protein MKELVESIAKALVDHPEDVHVTEEDEGRSLTLKLSVHRDDMGKVIGKQGRIAKAIRSVVYAAGANQNKRINLEIG; from the coding sequence TTGAAAGAATTAGTGGAGTCCATTGCAAAAGCACTTGTAGATCATCCCGAAGATGTCCATGTCACTGAAGAAGACGAAGGTCGTTCACTCACACTTAAACTTTCAGTCCACAGAGACGACATGGGTAAGGTAATCGGTAAACAAGGTCGCATTGCAAAAGCGATTCGCTCTGTAGTTTATGCTGCAGGAGCAAATCAAAACAAACGCATTAATTTAGAAATTGGTTAA
- a CDS encoding putative DNA-binding protein: MIEKTIRINYLYDFYQSLLTDKQNKYMRMYYLDDWSLGEIAEHFEVSRQAVYDNIRRTEALLEEYEEKLSLLGRYQERNRLLKQLRTLIEDGKESAEVLRVLHTLEKLE; this comes from the coding sequence GTGATTGAAAAAACCATACGAATCAATTACCTGTATGATTTTTATCAATCTCTATTGACTGATAAACAAAACAAATACATGAGAATGTATTATTTGGACGATTGGTCATTAGGGGAAATTGCTGAACACTTTGAAGTGAGTCGGCAAGCAGTGTATGATAATATACGACGCACAGAGGCTTTGTTGGAAGAATACGAAGAGAAACTCTCGCTATTAGGGCGGTATCAAGAACGAAATCGCTTATTGAAACAGCTTCGAACCCTAATTGAAGATGGAAAAGAGAGTGCAGAAGTCCTTCGTGTCCTCCACACCCTGGAGAAACTTGAATAG
- the rplS gene encoding 50S ribosomal protein L19 has translation MEQIIRDITKDQLKGDLPTFRAGDTLRVHVKVVEGTRERIQVFQGVVIKRRGTGISETFTVRKVSNGVGVERTFPVHSPRLATIEVTRRGKVRQAKLYYLRALRGKAARIKER, from the coding sequence ATGGAACAAATCATTCGCGATATTACAAAAGATCAGTTGAAAGGTGACCTTCCAACATTCCGTGCCGGAGATACTCTTCGTGTACACGTAAAAGTTGTTGAGGGCACACGCGAGCGTATCCAGGTATTCCAAGGTGTTGTTATTAAACGCCGTGGTACTGGAATCAGCGAAACGTTCACTGTTCGTAAAGTATCCAACGGTGTTGGAGTCGAGCGTACATTTCCAGTACATTCACCTCGTCTAGCTACGATCGAAGTGACTCGTCGCGGTAAAGTACGTCAAGCTAAACTTTACTACTTGCGTGCACTGCGCGGTAAAGCAGCACGAATTAAAGAACGCTAA
- the rimM gene encoding ribosome maturation factor RimM (Essential for efficient processing of 16S rRNA): protein MTNWLNVGKIVNTHGIRGEVRVISRTDFPEERYQPGANLYIQLEGGQREPVTVASHRTHKQFDLLSFDGLANVNDVEKYKGSLLQVSGEDTPSLEEGEYLYNEIIGCNVKTTEGEAVGVIKEILSPGANDVWVIQRKGAKDALIPYIDSVVKQIDLEQNVVTIELMEGLIDE from the coding sequence ATGACTAATTGGTTAAATGTGGGTAAGATCGTCAATACCCATGGAATACGCGGCGAGGTTCGCGTCATTTCAAGAACTGACTTCCCGGAAGAACGTTATCAGCCGGGAGCAAATTTGTATATTCAACTTGAAGGTGGGCAGCGTGAGCCGGTAACAGTTGCGAGCCATCGTACACATAAGCAATTTGATCTACTGTCATTTGATGGGCTTGCTAACGTAAATGACGTAGAAAAATATAAAGGGTCATTACTCCAAGTTTCAGGAGAGGACACCCCTTCTCTTGAAGAAGGAGAATACTTATATAACGAAATCATCGGCTGTAACGTAAAGACGACGGAAGGTGAAGCAGTGGGAGTGATTAAAGAAATTCTCTCCCCAGGAGCAAATGATGTCTGGGTTATACAACGCAAAGGTGCCAAGGATGCCCTTATTCCGTATATTGATTCAGTCGTTAAACAGATTGATCTTGAGCAAAACGTTGTCACGATTGAATTGATGGAAGGTTTGATTGACGAATGA
- the ffh gene encoding signal recognition particle protein gives MAFEGLAERLQGTLNKIRGKGKVSEADVKTMMREVRLALLEADVNFKVVKDFIARVKERAVGQEVLQSLTPGQQVIKVVNEELTALMGGEQSKIAVAQKSPTVVMMVGLQGAGKTTTTGKLANHLRKKHNRNPLMVAADIYRPAAIKQLETLGKQLNMPVFSMGDQVSPVEIAQKALEKAKEDHHDYVLIDTAGRLHIDEELMGELDQIKDLAKPDEILLVVDAMTGQDAVNVAENFNERLGITGVVLTKLDGDTRGGAAISVKAVTDTPIKFAGMGEKIDALEPFHPERMASRILGMGDVLTLIEKAQTNVDEERAKELERKMRTNDLTFDDFLEQLSQVRSMGPLDELLDMMPGAGKMKGLKNVQVDEKQIGQIEAIVRSMTKAEKEDPSILNASRRKRIAKGSGTTIQDVNRLIKQFGEMKKMMKQMSGMQKGKKKKGGLGGMKFPFM, from the coding sequence ATGGCATTTGAAGGTTTAGCGGAGCGACTCCAAGGAACTTTAAATAAAATCCGCGGGAAAGGGAAGGTCTCAGAAGCAGACGTCAAAACGATGATGCGAGAAGTGAGGCTGGCACTTTTAGAGGCGGATGTAAATTTTAAAGTTGTAAAGGATTTTATCGCTCGCGTAAAAGAACGGGCAGTCGGACAAGAAGTCCTACAAAGTTTAACTCCCGGACAGCAAGTCATTAAAGTTGTAAATGAAGAACTGACTGCACTTATGGGTGGCGAGCAAAGTAAAATTGCCGTTGCTCAAAAGTCACCAACCGTTGTCATGATGGTAGGACTGCAAGGTGCAGGTAAGACGACGACAACTGGAAAACTTGCTAATCATTTACGTAAAAAACATAATCGTAATCCACTCATGGTTGCGGCAGATATTTATCGCCCAGCCGCGATTAAACAATTAGAAACGCTTGGTAAGCAATTGAATATGCCGGTTTTCTCTATGGGCGATCAAGTCAGTCCTGTGGAAATCGCGCAAAAAGCACTAGAGAAAGCAAAAGAAGATCATCACGATTACGTGTTGATCGATACGGCTGGACGTCTTCATATTGATGAAGAGTTAATGGGCGAGCTCGATCAAATTAAAGATTTGGCCAAACCTGATGAGATCTTACTCGTTGTCGACGCCATGACCGGTCAGGATGCCGTAAACGTAGCCGAAAACTTTAATGAACGCCTTGGTATAACTGGTGTTGTATTAACAAAGCTTGACGGCGATACACGTGGTGGTGCGGCAATCAGTGTCAAAGCAGTTACCGACACACCGATTAAATTTGCGGGGATGGGTGAAAAGATCGATGCACTAGAGCCTTTCCATCCAGAACGAATGGCTTCACGAATTCTCGGTATGGGCGATGTTCTTACTCTCATCGAGAAAGCACAAACGAATGTAGACGAAGAGCGTGCCAAAGAACTTGAGCGAAAAATGCGCACCAATGATCTTACTTTTGATGATTTTTTGGAACAGCTCAGTCAAGTTCGCAGCATGGGTCCTTTAGATGAACTGTTGGATATGATGCCAGGAGCAGGGAAAATGAAGGGCTTAAAAAACGTTCAAGTCGATGAAAAGCAAATCGGTCAAATTGAAGCAATCGTTCGTTCCATGACGAAAGCTGAAAAAGAAGACCCTTCCATTTTAAATGCGAGTCGACGTAAACGGATTGCAAAAGGAAGCGGAACGACAATTCAAGATGTGAACCGTCTCATCAAACAATTTGGCGAAATGAAAAAAATGATGAAACAAATGTCGGGTATGCAAAAAGGAAAAAAGAAAAAAGGTGGCTTAGGCGGAATGAAGTTTCCGTTTATGTAA
- the trmD gene encoding tRNA (guanosine(37)-N1)-methyltransferase TrmD — protein MKMTVLTLFPEMFTGVFNTSILGQAQRKGAVSFDVVNFRDYSTNKHSRVDDYPYGGGGGMVLTPQPLFDAVEAHRIDEDGASKPRVILLCPQGEPFNQRKAEELADEEHLIFLCGHYEGYDERVREHLVTDEISLGDFVLTGGELGAMVIADSVTRLLPGALGNEMSAVTDSHSTGLLEHPHYTRPAEYRGMGVPQVLLSGHHERIERWRREESLRRTYERRPDLLDKLDLNEDDRIYLDKLREEQR, from the coding sequence ATGAAAATGACGGTTTTGACACTTTTTCCTGAGATGTTTACAGGAGTTTTTAATACATCAATATTAGGACAGGCTCAGCGAAAAGGGGCCGTCTCTTTTGATGTTGTAAATTTTAGGGATTATAGCACGAACAAACATTCCCGGGTTGATGATTATCCATATGGCGGTGGTGGCGGCATGGTACTTACACCCCAGCCGCTTTTTGATGCAGTCGAGGCGCATCGCATAGATGAAGATGGAGCAAGCAAACCTCGAGTCATTCTTCTTTGTCCACAAGGTGAACCCTTTAATCAAAGAAAAGCAGAGGAATTGGCTGATGAAGAGCACCTGATTTTTTTATGTGGTCATTATGAAGGATATGATGAACGCGTCCGTGAGCACCTTGTAACCGATGAAATCTCCCTCGGCGACTTTGTGTTAACCGGCGGAGAACTAGGGGCAATGGTCATAGCGGATAGTGTGACAAGGCTTCTTCCCGGCGCATTAGGGAATGAAATGTCTGCTGTTACCGATTCTCATAGTACCGGATTGTTAGAACATCCTCACTATACCCGTCCTGCTGAGTACAGAGGAATGGGAGTACCTCAAGTCCTTCTCTCAGGACATCACGAGCGAATTGAACGATGGCGCCGTGAAGAGTCATTAAGACGCACATATGAACGAAGGCCTGATCTATTGGATAAACTGGATCTCAATGAAGATGACAGGATCTACTTAGACAAATTGAGGGAAGAACAGCGTTAA
- a CDS encoding DUF1128 domain-containing protein — translation MNLDQKTEENINFMLDEIKDKLQIVNASAIKAKDFDLNKYDDLQDIHAHVMKKDNFSVNEMDAIVSELGQMRK, via the coding sequence ATGAATTTAGATCAGAAGACCGAAGAAAACATTAACTTTATGCTAGATGAAATTAAAGATAAGTTACAAATCGTTAATGCTAGCGCGATTAAAGCGAAAGACTTTGATCTCAATAAATATGATGATTTGCAGGACATCCACGCTCACGTGATGAAAAAGGACAACTTTAGCGTGAATGAAATGGATGCAATTGTATCCGAGCTTGGTCAAATGAGAAAATAA
- the ftsY gene encoding signal recognition particle-docking protein FtsY, with the protein MSFFKKLKEKITTQTDSVTTKFKDGLSKTRDSFVGQMNELVKNYRKVDEEFFEELEDILISADVGVHTVMVLIDELKEEAKRQNIKDAKDIQPVISEKLAELLQKSEDETELNMQDEMTVILFVGVNGVGKTTTIGKLAHKFKQEGKKVVLAAGDTFRAGAIEQLEVWGERVGVNVIKQQAGSDPAAVMYDAIQSAKSRKADVLLCDTAGRLQNKVNLMNELEKVKRVIQREIPDAPHEVLLVLDATTGQNAMSQAKTFGKATDVSGIVLTKLDGTAKGGIVLAIRHELDIPVKLVGLGEGMDDLQEFDAEQYVHGLFAEVLEQAEAPTEDNSES; encoded by the coding sequence ATGAGCTTCTTTAAAAAGTTAAAAGAAAAAATCACGACACAAACCGATTCAGTTACAACGAAGTTCAAAGACGGTTTATCGAAAACGAGAGATTCTTTTGTCGGTCAAATGAATGAGCTCGTAAAAAACTACCGGAAAGTCGATGAAGAGTTTTTTGAAGAGCTGGAGGATATTTTAATTTCAGCTGATGTAGGGGTCCATACCGTAATGGTGTTGATCGACGAATTGAAAGAGGAAGCAAAAAGGCAAAACATTAAAGATGCTAAAGATATTCAACCCGTTATTTCAGAAAAACTCGCGGAGCTTCTGCAAAAGTCAGAGGATGAAACTGAGTTGAATATGCAAGACGAAATGACGGTTATTTTATTTGTAGGAGTTAACGGTGTCGGGAAAACGACGACAATCGGAAAACTAGCCCATAAATTTAAGCAAGAAGGTAAAAAAGTCGTCCTTGCTGCAGGTGATACGTTTCGTGCTGGAGCCATTGAACAGTTGGAAGTCTGGGGTGAAAGAGTCGGCGTAAATGTAATCAAACAACAGGCCGGATCAGACCCAGCAGCCGTTATGTATGATGCCATTCAATCTGCTAAATCCCGAAAAGCGGACGTGCTGTTGTGTGATACCGCTGGAAGACTGCAAAATAAAGTGAATTTAATGAATGAGCTAGAGAAAGTAAAGCGTGTCATCCAGCGTGAAATTCCCGATGCTCCTCATGAAGTATTGCTCGTCCTCGATGCAACAACAGGTCAAAATGCGATGAGCCAGGCAAAAACGTTCGGGAAGGCTACGGATGTATCAGGCATTGTACTAACGAAACTAGATGGAACCGCGAAAGGCGGCATCGTTCTCGCGATCCGTCATGAGCTTGATATCCCTGTCAAATTAGTCGGTCTCGGTGAAGGAATGGACGACTTGCAGGAGTTCGATGCTGAACAATACGTCCACGGCCTCTTTGCTGAAGTGCTCGAGCAGGCAGAAGCGCCTACTGAAGATAACAGTGAATCTTAA
- the smc gene encoding chromosome segregation protein SMC translates to MFLKRLDLVGFKSFADQLSIDFVSGVTAVVGPNGSGKSNISDGIRWVLGEQSAKNLRGGKMEDIIFSGSESRKPLNMAEITLTLNNENQHLAIDYSEVSVTRRVYRSGESEYLINNQPCRLKDIVDLFMDSGLGKEAFSIIGQGKVEEILSSKAEERRKIFEEAAGVLKYKNRKLKSEKKLTETQDNLNRVDDILHELHDQIEPLREQASVATEFLEKKAELKDFEVGLIVKEIEQLHEKWTGEKENLEVYREKKHVLSSKVGEQEKAIEQFRSDMHAIDESIQELQDMLLSTSEELEKQEGQKQVWKERKKNFLKNREQFVEEMEELKEKKAQLEHELQTQKQTVNDSRQRLKQTREALEQQEEVFQSLSESTEDRIESLKSEYIEFLNEAASFKNEKRYLAEQLEKQQFKEERLERENSGLLEKRHELTKAQADHEKTYVNVKDDIDQCVAAYRKKSTQAQQAEQEYRKKETFLYEAYRHVEQLRSKKEFIEDMQNDYSGFFQGVKEILKERDRQFPGIKGAVAELIDVKKEHEIALDIALGAVQQHVVVEDESTGRKAISFLKQRRLGRATFLPIDVIKGRFLAPSDLNSLKTLPGFVGVAKDLVSFDRKYENVVAQILGQVIIAEDLKHANTIAKHIRYRYRIVTLEGDVINPGGAMTGGSMKQKKSQLLGRQQELARIAEKLERLENDAEKVKQEVKAKKQLLTQLEQEREDLRKKGESLREQEQEEKGNTKELQLAIGNLNDRLRIYDQEKEEFDRERKEKESRLEELEEQIKQSSMKTDQLNNDIERLTQQKAEQAISKDSLSQEITEKRIKETKEKEQLHYMEQTLEQLQTSYNSVVKDLTYREEEYSQLKREIDSQADDGETLEEVIAKRKVEKERTIQLISKRKSARLSLQQDHDDTETELKEQKRLLTQMSNAVHETEVLVNRTDVELENRLNKLEGEYELTFEGAKTNYPLSLTIDEARTRVKLIKLAIDELGTVNVGAIEEYERVKERYDFLNEQKEDLEMAKSTLLQVIEEMDEEMVRRFKETFEQIQTHFRHVFVELFGGGKADLVLTNPEDLLMTGVEIVAQPPGKKLQNLGLLSGGERALTAIALLFSILQVRPVPFCVLDEVEAALDDANVARFAQYLKEFSKKTQFIVVTHRKGTMEEADVLYGVTMQESGVSKLVSVRLEETEALVGSN, encoded by the coding sequence TTGTTCCTTAAACGTCTCGATCTAGTCGGCTTTAAGTCATTTGCTGACCAGTTATCGATTGATTTTGTTTCTGGTGTGACCGCAGTGGTCGGTCCAAACGGAAGCGGTAAAAGTAATATATCAGATGGGATTCGCTGGGTACTGGGTGAGCAATCAGCCAAAAACCTTCGTGGAGGAAAAATGGAAGATATCATTTTTTCTGGAAGCGAATCACGAAAACCATTAAATATGGCAGAAATAACACTAACCTTAAATAATGAAAATCAGCATTTAGCGATTGATTACAGTGAAGTAAGTGTCACAAGGCGAGTTTATCGATCAGGAGAAAGTGAATACTTGATTAATAACCAACCATGCCGGTTAAAAGATATAGTCGACTTGTTTATGGATTCGGGTCTTGGAAAAGAAGCCTTTTCCATAATAGGACAAGGAAAGGTCGAAGAAATTCTAAGCAGTAAAGCTGAAGAAAGGCGAAAAATTTTCGAAGAAGCTGCGGGCGTTCTCAAATATAAAAACCGTAAACTTAAATCAGAGAAAAAACTCACTGAAACCCAGGACAACTTGAATCGAGTTGATGATATCCTCCATGAGCTCCATGACCAGATTGAGCCACTTAGAGAACAGGCTTCTGTAGCAACAGAGTTTCTTGAAAAAAAAGCAGAGCTGAAAGATTTTGAAGTTGGATTGATTGTTAAGGAAATCGAACAACTTCATGAAAAATGGACGGGCGAAAAAGAAAACCTAGAAGTGTACCGCGAAAAAAAACACGTATTGTCTAGTAAAGTGGGCGAACAAGAAAAAGCTATAGAGCAGTTTCGAAGTGATATGCACGCCATTGACGAATCGATTCAGGAATTACAAGATATGCTCTTATCAACAAGTGAAGAACTCGAAAAGCAAGAAGGACAAAAGCAAGTCTGGAAAGAACGAAAGAAAAACTTCTTGAAAAATCGTGAACAGTTTGTCGAAGAGATGGAAGAATTAAAAGAAAAAAAAGCGCAGTTAGAGCATGAATTACAAACTCAAAAACAAACGGTTAACGACTCAAGGCAACGTCTAAAACAGACGAGAGAGGCTTTGGAACAGCAAGAAGAAGTGTTTCAATCTTTATCAGAAAGCACAGAAGACCGTATCGAGTCCCTTAAAAGTGAATACATAGAATTTTTAAATGAAGCTGCTTCCTTTAAAAATGAAAAACGTTATCTCGCTGAGCAGCTAGAAAAGCAGCAGTTTAAAGAAGAGCGCCTTGAGCGAGAGAACAGTGGCCTGTTAGAAAAGAGGCATGAACTTACAAAAGCACAAGCGGATCATGAAAAAACATACGTCAATGTGAAAGATGACATTGATCAATGTGTGGCTGCCTATCGTAAAAAGAGCACACAGGCTCAACAAGCGGAACAGGAATATAGGAAGAAGGAAACTTTTCTATATGAAGCTTATCGGCATGTGGAGCAACTTCGCTCCAAAAAAGAGTTTATTGAAGACATGCAAAACGACTATTCAGGTTTTTTTCAAGGCGTCAAGGAAATTTTAAAAGAACGCGACCGGCAATTCCCTGGTATTAAAGGAGCGGTTGCAGAACTTATTGATGTGAAAAAAGAGCATGAAATCGCTCTTGATATTGCATTAGGAGCTGTGCAACAGCACGTTGTTGTAGAAGATGAATCAACCGGACGAAAAGCGATTTCTTTTTTAAAGCAGCGCCGGTTAGGGCGGGCGACATTTTTACCGATTGATGTAATCAAAGGCCGTTTTTTAGCACCCTCGGACTTAAATAGCCTTAAGACTTTACCTGGATTTGTCGGAGTAGCGAAAGACCTCGTATCGTTTGACAGGAAATACGAGAACGTCGTAGCTCAAATTCTTGGTCAAGTGATTATTGCTGAAGATTTAAAGCATGCCAATACAATCGCGAAACATATTCGTTATCGCTACCGGATTGTCACACTAGAAGGAGATGTGATTAATCCTGGGGGCGCGATGACTGGTGGGAGTATGAAGCAAAAGAAATCACAGCTTCTCGGAAGACAACAGGAACTAGCTCGCATTGCTGAAAAACTCGAACGTTTGGAAAATGATGCCGAAAAAGTTAAACAAGAGGTTAAAGCGAAAAAACAACTCCTCACCCAATTAGAACAAGAAAGAGAAGACCTTCGTAAAAAAGGGGAATCTCTTAGAGAACAAGAACAAGAAGAAAAAGGCAACACAAAAGAGCTGCAGCTTGCCATCGGGAACTTAAATGATCGGCTACGTATCTATGACCAGGAAAAAGAAGAATTTGATCGTGAGCGAAAAGAAAAAGAGTCACGTCTAGAAGAATTAGAAGAGCAAATTAAGCAATCGTCAATGAAAACGGATCAGTTAAACAATGACATTGAGAGATTGACACAGCAAAAAGCGGAGCAAGCTATTTCGAAAGACAGTCTTTCACAAGAAATTACAGAAAAGAGAATTAAGGAAACGAAAGAAAAAGAGCAGCTCCACTATATGGAGCAGACGCTGGAACAACTGCAAACGTCCTATAATTCTGTAGTAAAGGATTTAACCTATCGCGAAGAAGAATACAGTCAGTTAAAACGGGAGATCGATTCGCAAGCGGATGACGGTGAAACATTGGAGGAAGTCATAGCTAAACGAAAAGTGGAAAAAGAACGGACGATCCAGCTTATTTCTAAGAGAAAATCAGCTCGCTTATCGCTTCAGCAAGATCATGACGACACCGAAACCGAACTAAAGGAGCAAAAACGTCTATTAACGCAAATGTCAAATGCCGTTCATGAAACTGAAGTGCTTGTGAACCGAACCGATGTGGAGCTGGAAAATCGGCTTAATAAACTTGAAGGGGAGTATGAACTGACCTTTGAGGGAGCAAAGACAAATTACCCGCTCAGCTTGACAATCGATGAGGCGAGAACGAGAGTAAAGCTAATTAAACTAGCCATTGATGAATTAGGAACTGTAAATGTTGGGGCCATTGAGGAGTATGAGCGCGTAAAAGAACGCTATGACTTCTTGAATGAGCAGAAGGAAGATCTCGAAATGGCCAAATCGACCCTTCTTCAAGTGATTGAAGAAATGGATGAAGAAATGGTCCGGCGTTTTAAAGAGACGTTTGAACAGATTCAGACTCATTTCAGGCACGTCTTTGTAGAATTATTTGGAGGAGGAAAAGCCGATCTCGTTTTAACTAATCCAGAAGACTTGTTGATGACAGGAGTAGAGATCGTCGCGCAACCACCTGGGAAAAAACTGCAAAACCTTGGTCTGTTATCTGGTGGCGAACGCGCTCTTACAGCAATTGCTTTACTATTTTCCATCTTGCAAGTTCGTCCGGTCCCTTTCTGTGTATTAGATGAAGTTGAAGCAGCATTGGATGATGCGAATGTGGCTCGCTTTGCCCAATATTTAAAAGAGTTCAGTAAAAAGACACAATTTATCGTAGTTACTCACCGTAAAGGGACGATGGAAGAAGCTGATGTATTGTACGGCGTTACAATGCAGGAGTCAGGGGTGTCAAAACTGGTTTCTGTCAGATTAGAAGAAACGGAAGCCTTGGTCGGAAGCAACTAA
- the lepB gene encoding signal peptidase I, whose translation MAKSESWEWLKAVAVALILAVVIRYFFFAPIVVDGQSMMPTLEHNDRMIVNKIGYTISEPDRFDIVVFHATESKDYIKRVIGLPGDTVSYQEDTLYINGEPVEEPHLDDFKAATNESPFTHDFTLEDLTGLDEIPEGHVFVLGDNRQHSKDSRHIGVIPYDEVVGKANFVFWPFNDVRIVN comes from the coding sequence ATGGCAAAATCAGAGTCTTGGGAATGGTTAAAAGCCGTTGCCGTCGCATTAATTTTAGCTGTCGTTATCCGTTATTTTTTCTTTGCACCGATTGTTGTAGATGGACAATCGATGATGCCAACACTAGAACATAATGATCGCATGATTGTAAATAAAATCGGGTATACCATTTCAGAGCCCGATCGTTTTGATATTGTGGTTTTTCATGCAACAGAAAGTAAAGACTATATAAAACGAGTCATCGGCTTGCCGGGCGATACTGTTTCTTATCAAGAGGATACACTTTATATCAATGGTGAACCCGTTGAGGAGCCGCATTTGGATGACTTCAAGGCTGCTACAAACGAAAGTCCGTTTACACATGATTTTACTTTGGAGGACTTAACGGGACTTGACGAGATTCCTGAAGGCCATGTCTTCGTTCTTGGTGACAATCGCCAACATAGTAAGGACAGCCGGCACATCGGTGTCATTCCATATGATGAAGTTGTCGGAAAAGCTAACTTTGTATTTTGGCCGTTTAACGACGTTCGAATTGTAAACTAG
- a CDS encoding YlqD family protein — protein MQIIKKVVVKQILTEDSKTQLKEQFLSKQYQLNKELQQLEFVLHKKLKANKNNVNYQNSLKESFRRELQRRKEKLRQLELKLSQLDELELGSEIREGSIQMIEEVEEGDNWEGIMKGTEIVVKNGVVDEIRKGGMEDD, from the coding sequence TTGCAAATAATTAAAAAAGTAGTTGTAAAACAAATATTAACCGAAGACAGTAAAACGCAGCTGAAAGAGCAATTTTTATCGAAGCAATATCAACTCAACAAAGAACTTCAACAACTGGAATTTGTGCTTCACAAAAAGCTCAAGGCGAATAAAAATAACGTAAACTATCAAAATTCTTTAAAAGAAAGCTTTCGTCGTGAATTGCAACGTCGAAAAGAAAAGCTTCGCCAACTTGAACTTAAGTTAAGTCAACTCGATGAATTAGAATTAGGGTCAGAAATTCGTGAAGGTTCAATTCAAATGATCGAAGAGGTTGAAGAAGGTGATAATTGGGAAGGGATAATGAAGGGTACAGAGATCGTCGTAAAGAACGGTGTCGTAGATGAAATTCGAAAAGGCGGCATGGAAGATGACTAA